A stretch of Acidobacteriota bacterium DNA encodes these proteins:
- a CDS encoding class I SAM-dependent methyltransferase: MRVEYLELLKRTLTNFTNLGGADSFETFHAIRYCDPKRGDWLIEPVARPLTFLSKGQLDLIEVLLLELEQRKVPGDLIEAGVWRGGAIIFMRALLNAYEIEGRCIYAADSFCGIPPNETFRHDPVDSWSNRWVASIEEVKANIARFNLLDERVEFVPGYFADSLGALANKRFAMVRLDSDAHDSIMTSLEQLYPLLTPGGVLIIDDWHLIGCRFAVEEFRKRHAIAGEIAVKAGNAYWFKPDREEGENAGTRTGNASG, translated from the coding sequence GTGCGCGTCGAATATCTCGAACTGCTCAAACGCACCCTTACGAATTTCACGAACCTCGGGGGGGCCGATTCGTTTGAAACGTTCCATGCGATTCGCTATTGCGACCCCAAACGGGGCGATTGGCTGATTGAGCCAGTGGCCCGTCCGTTGACTTTTCTATCAAAAGGGCAGCTGGATCTTATCGAAGTGCTCTTGCTTGAACTCGAGCAGCGCAAAGTTCCAGGGGACCTGATCGAAGCTGGTGTATGGCGCGGTGGTGCAATCATCTTCATGCGCGCATTGCTCAATGCCTATGAAATCGAAGGGCGATGCATCTACGCTGCGGATTCATTCTGCGGGATTCCGCCGAACGAGACATTCCGCCATGATCCCGTTGATAGCTGGTCGAACCGTTGGGTTGCCTCGATCGAGGAAGTGAAGGCCAACATCGCGCGGTTCAATCTGCTGGATGAGCGAGTCGAATTCGTGCCGGGCTATTTTGCTGACAGTCTGGGCGCACTGGCGAACAAGCGCTTCGCCATGGTTCGGCTGGATTCGGACGCGCACGATTCGATCATGACATCACTCGAACAGCTCTATCCTCTGCTCACGCCAGGCGGAGTCTTGATCATTGACGATTGGCACCTGATCGGCTGTCGCTTCGCAGTCGAGGAATTCCGCAAACGCCACGCGATAGCCGGGGAAATCGCGGTGAAGGCAGGCAATGCCTACTGGTTCAAGCCGGATCGGGAAGAGGGAGAAAATGCAGGGACCCGGACGGGCAACGCATCAGGCTGA
- a CDS encoding tetratricopeptide repeat protein: MINKLTSGELAAQARVQRSPLRLVTEQRRVMTAAQELAFLQQAHATKPTPASRQKLAKLLIFEERLTEAHQLLTNVADLHANECLMLASCCLQLDRPDLDREAAEVAQRVFSLTEDGKFHSAALAFTGKVLIRQGDLAAAQQVLRRALELDPANLDACKRLAFVHMKNGDDRGFAATADLLARKGVKHCRLFAAQVLSLARNGQREEAQDLWGFDRFAKQDTIAPPAGWSDLEAFNSDLAEELLTHPGMRFDRIGSASNQTWRVEHPLREDRPAIAALADLLIDRIVARSTALDAMNHPWIKARPNSAFLRMWSVTTDSDGFEDWHVHQFGWMSGVYYVRVPQSISAGDSDGGCLKFGLPDDLAGSAIAADFGHRLLRPRDGLMTTFPSHVYHRTFPHATGEKRICMGYDVRPID, encoded by the coding sequence ATGATCAACAAATTGACCTCTGGCGAACTGGCGGCGCAGGCTCGCGTACAACGGTCACCGTTGCGTCTGGTCACCGAGCAACGCCGGGTGATGACCGCTGCGCAAGAACTTGCCTTCCTGCAACAAGCTCATGCCACCAAACCGACCCCCGCCAGCCGCCAGAAGCTGGCCAAGCTGCTGATCTTCGAAGAGCGGCTGACTGAAGCGCACCAGCTATTGACCAACGTCGCCGACCTTCATGCGAACGAGTGTTTGATGCTGGCCAGTTGCTGCCTCCAGTTGGATCGGCCGGACCTGGACCGGGAAGCGGCGGAAGTGGCCCAGCGCGTGTTCAGCCTGACAGAAGACGGCAAATTCCATTCCGCCGCCCTGGCCTTTACGGGCAAGGTGCTGATCCGGCAGGGTGACCTGGCAGCCGCGCAGCAGGTGCTGCGGCGGGCGTTGGAGCTTGATCCGGCGAATTTGGATGCCTGCAAGCGCTTGGCCTTTGTGCACATGAAGAACGGTGACGATCGCGGTTTTGCCGCAACGGCAGACCTTCTGGCTCGCAAGGGGGTAAAGCACTGTCGCCTTTTCGCGGCGCAGGTTCTTTCACTCGCGCGAAATGGTCAGCGGGAAGAGGCTCAGGACCTTTGGGGCTTTGATCGCTTCGCGAAGCAGGACACGATCGCGCCGCCCGCGGGCTGGTCCGACCTGGAGGCATTCAATTCCGATCTTGCCGAGGAATTGCTGACTCATCCCGGCATGCGATTTGACCGCATCGGCAGTGCATCGAACCAGACATGGCGCGTGGAGCACCCTTTACGCGAAGACCGACCAGCGATCGCCGCTCTGGCCGACCTGTTGATTGACCGGATCGTGGCGCGCAGCACAGCGCTTGACGCCATGAACCACCCCTGGATCAAGGCTCGACCCAACAGTGCCTTTCTCCGGATGTGGAGCGTCACTACGGATTCCGACGGCTTCGAGGATTGGCACGTGCATCAGTTCGGCTGGATGAGCGGGGTTTACTATGTCCGGGTTCCGCAATCGATTTCGGCGGGTGACTCCGACGGCGGCTGCCTCAAGTTCGGCCTGCCTGACGACCTGGCCGGCTCAGCCATCGCCGCCGACTTCGGACACAGGCTGTTGCGTCCGCGCGATGGGTTGATGACGACCTTTCCATCGCACGTCTATCACCGCACCTTCCCTCACGCCACGGGCGAAAAGCGGATTTGCATGGGCTATGACGTCCGGCCGATAGACTGA
- a CDS encoding nucleotidyltransferase family protein, protein MTDLHPITLSVLTYGLLEGPAAGSLRAPDPNEWAAVRDEVARNGLIGLLASACQDGAVALAPGQLDDLRALQQSAAASALRIEAVALRVIERLETEGIPVQLLKGLASAHLDYPDPGWREFGDADLLVQAADFDRAVAVLVADGHRRDLVERRPGFDRRFGKGVTIYGPDQVELDLHRTFTSGALGLRQCCDDLWRAPASFMLGGRTVHALVPADRFLHACFAAVLGNTTPRVALLRDIVQLLLRDDLDVPAVAERATRWGCVPVVDAAIAAAARVFGTLPDSPVLAWVAAARPRWRDRALLATYPAFGGSHTAALVAGVFVVRSLSGKLAYARALVRPTREYLLARRRVGRRPVRPLVVDALARLMRRVE, encoded by the coding sequence ATGACCGACCTGCACCCCATCACGTTGTCGGTGCTCACCTACGGTCTGCTAGAAGGCCCCGCGGCCGGGAGCCTCCGAGCGCCTGACCCGAACGAATGGGCGGCCGTGCGCGACGAGGTTGCGCGGAACGGACTTATCGGTCTGCTCGCGTCCGCTTGCCAGGACGGCGCGGTCGCGCTCGCGCCCGGGCAGTTGGACGATCTCAGAGCGCTCCAACAGTCGGCGGCGGCGTCCGCCCTCCGGATCGAGGCCGTCGCTCTCAGAGTGATCGAGCGGCTCGAGACGGAAGGGATTCCGGTACAGCTGCTCAAGGGGCTCGCCAGCGCGCACCTCGATTATCCGGATCCCGGGTGGCGGGAGTTCGGCGATGCGGACCTGCTCGTGCAGGCCGCGGACTTCGACCGCGCGGTGGCGGTGCTCGTGGCAGACGGGCACCGTCGCGACCTGGTTGAGCGCCGGCCGGGTTTCGACCGCCGGTTCGGCAAAGGGGTCACGATCTACGGGCCAGACCAGGTCGAGCTCGATCTCCACCGCACATTTACGAGCGGCGCGCTCGGCCTTCGCCAGTGTTGCGACGACCTGTGGCGCGCCCCGGCCTCGTTTATGCTCGGCGGCCGCACCGTCCATGCGCTCGTGCCGGCGGACCGATTCCTCCACGCCTGCTTTGCGGCCGTGCTCGGAAACACGACCCCTCGCGTGGCGCTGCTGCGCGACATCGTGCAGCTCCTCCTGCGAGACGACCTGGACGTGCCGGCCGTGGCGGAGCGGGCGACGCGCTGGGGTTGCGTGCCGGTGGTGGATGCCGCCATTGCGGCCGCCGCGCGGGTGTTCGGGACGCTTCCCGATTCGCCGGTCCTGGCGTGGGTGGCTGCTGCGCGACCGCGCTGGCGCGACCGCGCCCTGCTCGCGACATACCCCGCGTTTGGCGGATCGCATACCGCCGCCCTCGTCGCAGGGGTGTTCGTCGTGCGGAGCCTTTCCGGGAAACTGGCGTACGCTCGCGCTCTGGTCCGGCCCACCCGTGAATACCTCCTGGCGCGCCGCAGAGTCGGCCGCCGCCCGGTCCGGCCGCTGGTCGTCGACGCGCTGGCCCGACTGATGCGCCGGGTCGAATGA
- a CDS encoding class I SAM-dependent methyltransferase, with translation MALVGWVRRGRKVVKHIPGAARCRECFLRWFHPQYRSIRRLERLNVPGLLQPWANTKRNRYPSMFQFVGWQLAARPAPRILSFGCSTGEEVFSLARYLPNAELIGIDINPYNIRRCLAQLAKAPHPGMQFLCSGSATDLESESFDAIFCMAVTRHGTLEAREPDRCDDVLPFARFDSLVTQLARCLKPGGYLVIWNSHFRFSDTHSAAGFDVVMNGPSHRTKTGPFYGTDNRRIDGPAYLEAVFRKHGGR, from the coding sequence GTGGCGCTAGTCGGATGGGTGCGGCGAGGGCGCAAGGTCGTGAAACACATCCCTGGCGCCGCGCGATGCCGCGAGTGCTTCCTGCGGTGGTTTCACCCGCAGTACCGCAGTATCAGGCGACTCGAACGATTGAACGTGCCCGGGCTCCTGCAGCCATGGGCCAACACCAAGCGCAATCGGTATCCATCGATGTTCCAATTTGTCGGCTGGCAACTGGCCGCCCGACCTGCCCCCAGGATCCTGTCGTTTGGCTGCTCAACGGGAGAAGAAGTATTTTCACTTGCGCGCTACCTGCCGAATGCCGAACTCATCGGTATCGACATCAACCCGTACAACATCCGTCGGTGCCTGGCACAACTGGCAAAGGCCCCACACCCGGGAATGCAGTTCCTGTGCTCGGGTTCCGCTACGGACCTGGAGAGTGAGTCGTTTGACGCGATCTTCTGCATGGCAGTCACCCGGCACGGGACGCTCGAGGCACGTGAGCCTGATCGGTGTGACGACGTCTTGCCATTCGCTCGTTTCGATTCGCTGGTGACGCAATTGGCGCGGTGTCTGAAGCCCGGCGGCTACCTCGTGATCTGGAACAGCCACTTTCGTTTTTCTGACACACACAGCGCGGCGGGATTCGACGTGGTCATGAACGGTCCGTCGCACCGAACGAAGACGGGGCCGTTTTACGGAACCGACAATCGCCGCATCGATGGCCCGGCCTATCTTGAGGCGGTGTTCAGGAAACACGGTGGACGTTAG
- a CDS encoding PqqD family protein: MTGRFVRSPRVVWRTTLDGVLLRPIGTADIRPVLLNGSGGLLWNALASPMSVQALCEHLAAATGSDPVVISADLRPLLDQLVQVGAIVTVP, encoded by the coding sequence ATGACCGGGCGATTCGTCCGATCGCCGCGTGTCGTGTGGCGGACGACGCTCGACGGCGTACTGCTCCGTCCGATCGGCACCGCCGACATCCGCCCGGTGTTGCTCAATGGGAGCGGCGGGCTCCTCTGGAACGCGCTCGCGAGCCCCATGTCCGTCCAGGCCTTGTGCGAACACCTCGCCGCAGCGACGGGCAGCGATCCCGTCGTCATTTCTGCAGACCTGCGGCCCTTGCTCGACCAACTCGTCCAGGTCGGCGCAATCGTGACGGTCCCATGA
- a CDS encoding glycosyltransferase family 39 protein, with translation MPLPEPRHAVSVARALVLLTVIGVTVRAGMFLVYQPVVYPDTNMYFTLASQLRHFDLSDYSGVRTPGYSLLLLLAGQDVFAVWLMQSAMGVLISLLLFWICFIHTGSASWSLAAGLLHSLALNQLFFEANILSETFSTLLVVLSVACLVSALKNGPRPAYGVAAGVVSAVVTLTRVVYVYVGPLFALLVWLFERDARRVAVSLGVAFLIPVLGWAAFNKVTIDHFGLSTMTGYNLTNHSGAFMERAGDQHATIRDIYLKYREQQIAKTGSHSMTIFSARGEMLKKTGLDNVHLSRQLTKLSLELFVNNPAVYLRSVAESWARFWAAPLYTRSNQFSVPGAARAVESVWRVERVLVLTMNALAILASAWVLISAVARRLKGIAGLPIPVIVACVVMGASVLQALAEFGENARYGIPTQSLAATLVVLVAWDIRSALARRPI, from the coding sequence ATGCCGCTGCCAGAGCCCCGTCATGCCGTCTCTGTAGCGCGAGCCCTCGTGCTGCTGACGGTCATTGGAGTGACGGTCAGGGCCGGGATGTTCCTCGTGTATCAGCCGGTGGTGTACCCGGACACCAACATGTATTTCACTCTGGCGTCGCAGCTCCGTCATTTCGATCTGAGCGATTACAGCGGAGTACGGACGCCGGGTTATTCACTTCTTCTGCTGTTGGCGGGTCAGGACGTGTTTGCCGTATGGCTCATGCAGTCTGCGATGGGCGTTCTGATTTCACTTCTCCTGTTCTGGATTTGCTTTATTCACACCGGTAGCGCGTCCTGGTCACTTGCCGCCGGGCTGTTGCACTCGCTCGCGCTGAACCAGTTGTTCTTTGAGGCGAACATCCTGAGCGAAACGTTCAGCACCTTGCTTGTGGTGCTGTCAGTCGCGTGTCTGGTCAGCGCCCTGAAGAATGGTCCACGGCCTGCGTACGGTGTCGCCGCAGGCGTCGTCTCGGCCGTGGTGACGCTGACCCGGGTTGTCTATGTCTACGTCGGCCCGCTGTTTGCCCTGCTCGTGTGGCTTTTCGAACGGGACGCCAGGCGTGTTGCGGTCAGTCTTGGCGTGGCGTTTCTGATTCCGGTCCTGGGTTGGGCGGCATTCAACAAGGTCACGATCGATCATTTCGGCCTGTCGACCATGACGGGGTACAACCTGACGAATCACAGCGGCGCCTTTATGGAGAGAGCCGGCGACCAGCATGCGACGATCCGGGATATCTACCTGAAATATCGGGAGCAGCAGATCGCAAAGACGGGCAGCCATTCCATGACGATCTTCAGCGCGCGGGGTGAAATGCTGAAAAAGACAGGGCTGGACAACGTCCACCTGTCGCGGCAATTGACGAAGCTCTCGCTGGAGTTGTTCGTGAACAATCCGGCCGTGTACCTCAGGAGCGTCGCCGAATCCTGGGCGCGTTTCTGGGCGGCCCCGCTCTATACGCGCTCCAATCAGTTCTCGGTGCCCGGCGCTGCGAGAGCTGTTGAATCCGTGTGGCGGGTTGAACGGGTGCTCGTTCTGACGATGAATGCGCTCGCGATTCTTGCGAGTGCCTGGGTGTTGATCAGTGCAGTCGCGCGGCGACTCAAGGGCATAGCCGGCCTACCCATTCCCGTGATCGTAGCCTGCGTCGTGATGGGCGCTTCAGTGCTGCAGGCCCTTGCTGAGTTTGGAGAAAACGCCCGCTACGGAATTCCGACGCAATCACTTGCGGCGACACTTGTCGTGCTGGTGGCGTGGGATATTCGTTCAGCCCTGGCGCGTCGCCCCATTTGA
- a CDS encoding 2OG-Fe(II) oxygenase, translating to MTADAPFRVDQHGARDFADPLDWRRRFAADGVLALPQILAQPFLTVLLERVDQSTFGEDVVGRIGTRHVERPQRVGRILSLALHGRPLLDWLEVVTGCVPLRAVTGLVAQHGPNSADALHWHDDMNDRARKLAIVINLSGRPFQGGQFQLRRKGSDGLLLAFDHVEPGSALLFAVRPELEHRVLPVTGTNPRRVYAGWFLDRPESGGLSLAQSIGRTS from the coding sequence ATGACCGCAGATGCGCCATTTCGGGTCGACCAGCACGGCGCTCGCGATTTTGCCGATCCGCTTGATTGGCGGCGTCGCTTTGCTGCCGACGGTGTGCTCGCTTTGCCCCAAATCCTGGCGCAGCCGTTCCTGACAGTGCTGCTGGAGCGAGTGGACCAGAGCACCTTTGGCGAGGATGTTGTGGGCCGAATCGGGACCCGCCACGTGGAACGTCCGCAACGCGTCGGGCGCATTTTATCGTTGGCTCTGCACGGGCGGCCGCTGCTTGACTGGCTGGAGGTTGTAACAGGTTGCGTCCCCTTACGCGCCGTGACTGGACTCGTGGCGCAACACGGTCCGAATAGCGCGGATGCTCTGCACTGGCACGACGACATGAACGATCGCGCTCGGAAGTTGGCCATCGTGATCAACCTGTCCGGCCGCCCGTTTCAGGGCGGGCAGTTCCAGCTGCGCCGCAAGGGCTCGGATGGCTTGTTGCTGGCATTTGACCACGTGGAACCGGGCTCGGCCCTTTTATTCGCTGTGCGGCCGGAACTGGAGCACCGGGTGCTGCCGGTGACGGGCACCAATCCGCGACGCGTCTATGCCGGATGGTTCCTCGACCGGCCAGAATCGGGCGGCCTCTCGCTGGCTCAGTCTATCGGCCGGACGTCATAG
- a CDS encoding nucleotidyltransferase family protein yields the protein MSVSPCHLSRFSPEFQLACLCCRVEPTAENQTEIRRLLGEVDVPAFVALVITRHRIGSLVQSVLSGLPAQDLPPGLMAPLSEAATLNAVKVMQAMRAHALLARWFAEAGVDWLPFKGITLAVRYYVAPSARHANDLDIWVPAGQLDQARAVLHEHGFRELGAHIHGDLAARGKKHAAYLAAHYHEEQQYNPEFGKLELHWRLADDPFQFQLPADQILANADRLQLGGASLPVMGDVDLLLYLCNHGARHGWSRLKWLADLPRVLASRTWDWLQVLGRARQLGCHPSLLLGLALCRDLFAWHPPAEVGTAIARSWRLPLALRLMRSSWDAPVPGNEMPLAQAAPQVLRESAFNALLTSSPRSVAYQSWRYLLSPNDLRLLRLPDRWFGLYYPLRPALMIARRARALRKAGSSSP from the coding sequence ATGAGCGTCTCGCCCTGCCACCTGAGCCGATTTTCTCCTGAGTTTCAACTCGCCTGCTTGTGCTGCAGGGTCGAACCGACCGCCGAAAACCAGACGGAGATTCGGCGCCTGCTGGGCGAAGTCGACGTGCCTGCGTTCGTGGCACTCGTGATCACGCGCCATCGTATCGGTTCCCTTGTGCAAAGCGTCCTGAGCGGACTGCCAGCTCAGGATCTGCCGCCGGGCTTGATGGCCCCGCTGTCGGAGGCCGCCACACTGAACGCGGTGAAGGTGATGCAGGCCATGCGCGCGCACGCCCTGTTGGCGCGCTGGTTCGCCGAAGCCGGAGTCGACTGGTTGCCGTTCAAGGGGATCACGCTGGCTGTGCGCTACTACGTGGCTCCGTCGGCGAGGCACGCCAACGATCTGGACATCTGGGTGCCTGCCGGCCAGCTTGACCAGGCACGTGCCGTCTTGCACGAACACGGCTTCCGCGAACTGGGCGCCCACATTCACGGCGATCTCGCGGCGCGCGGCAAGAAGCACGCGGCGTACCTTGCTGCGCACTATCACGAAGAACAGCAATACAACCCCGAGTTCGGCAAGCTGGAACTCCACTGGCGACTGGCCGACGATCCATTCCAGTTCCAGTTGCCGGCGGATCAGATCCTCGCCAACGCCGACAGGCTCCAGCTGGGCGGCGCAAGCCTGCCGGTCATGGGTGACGTGGACCTGTTGTTGTACTTGTGCAACCACGGAGCGCGCCATGGCTGGAGCAGGCTCAAGTGGCTGGCCGACCTGCCCAGGGTGCTGGCGAGCCGCACCTGGGACTGGCTGCAGGTCCTGGGTCGCGCGCGTCAGCTCGGCTGCCACCCGTCCCTGCTGTTGGGACTCGCACTGTGCCGCGACTTGTTCGCATGGCATCCGCCGGCCGAGGTGGGCACGGCGATCGCCCGCTCGTGGAGGCTGCCACTCGCGCTGCGCCTGATGCGCAGCAGCTGGGACGCGCCCGTGCCAGGCAACGAGATGCCGCTGGCGCAGGCCGCACCCCAGGTGCTGCGCGAGTCCGCCTTCAACGCGCTCTTGACGAGCAGCCCTCGGTCGGTGGCGTACCAGTCGTGGCGCTACCTCTTGTCGCCCAACGACCTGCGGCTGCTGAGGCTTCCGGATCGCTGGTTCGGCCTGTACTACCCGCTCAGACCCGCGCTCATGATTGCTCGCCGCGCTCGCGCGTTGCGCAAGGCGGGCTCGTCATCGCCCTGA
- a CDS encoding MBL fold metallo-hydrolase, translated as MKRWCLVIVAASVMGVSGAQAPARPTPVKVEVADNVYLFRTEPYGEVGLDGNVVAIVSSDGVLVFDTNGTPAAAEAVLREIRAMTSQPVRYVVNSHWHWDHWYGTEVYKRAFPDVRVVAHEKTRQMMMGPALAFNQPGIDSQLPDYIASLRKRLASLPASAEATALRDRIAGHEWFLEQKRSVKHTFPDQTFTDQLTLNLGGREIQVRHHNRAVTPGDAFLYLPKEQVLVTGDLLVNPISFALSVYPSGWVKTLEWMDALDAKVIVPGHGGVLRDEVLLHATTEIFRRLIAHGKDARARGLTAFQASDEVYPRLKDLMVVLTGDDPGRNGAFRGQLVEWFMHRVYDELSGPLTDAISPIPSRR; from the coding sequence ATGAAACGTTGGTGCCTGGTGATAGTGGCTGCGAGTGTGATGGGTGTGTCCGGGGCGCAGGCCCCGGCCCGTCCCACGCCGGTGAAAGTGGAAGTGGCAGACAACGTGTACCTCTTCCGCACCGAGCCATACGGTGAAGTGGGGCTCGACGGCAACGTCGTCGCCATCGTGTCGAGTGATGGGGTGCTGGTGTTTGACACCAACGGCACGCCCGCCGCCGCAGAGGCCGTGTTGCGCGAGATTCGCGCCATGACTTCCCAGCCTGTCCGTTACGTCGTCAACTCGCATTGGCACTGGGACCACTGGTACGGGACCGAGGTGTATAAACGCGCGTTCCCGGATGTGCGCGTGGTGGCTCACGAGAAGACGCGCCAGATGATGATGGGTCCGGCGCTCGCGTTCAATCAGCCGGGAATTGATTCACAGTTGCCCGACTACATCGCGAGCCTCCGAAAGCGGCTGGCGTCATTGCCTGCGTCAGCAGAAGCCACGGCGCTCCGCGACCGGATCGCGGGGCACGAATGGTTCCTCGAGCAGAAGCGCTCGGTGAAGCACACGTTTCCCGATCAGACATTCACCGACCAGTTGACGTTGAACCTGGGTGGCCGCGAGATCCAGGTGCGTCATCACAATCGTGCGGTGACGCCGGGCGATGCGTTTCTGTACCTGCCGAAAGAGCAGGTGCTGGTGACGGGAGACCTGTTGGTCAATCCCATCTCGTTTGCGCTGAGCGTGTATCCGTCGGGTTGGGTGAAGACGCTTGAGTGGATGGATGCGCTTGATGCGAAGGTGATCGTGCCTGGGCACGGGGGCGTGTTGCGTGACGAAGTGCTTCTGCACGCGACGACCGAGATCTTCCGGCGGCTGATCGCCCACGGGAAAGACGCCAGGGCGCGAGGCCTGACGGCGTTTCAGGCATCAGACGAGGTCTATCCGCGCCTGAAAGACTTGATGGTGGTCCTGACTGGCGATGACCCGGGCCGCAACGGCGCCTTCCGCGGGCAGCTGGTGGAGTGGTTCATGCATCGCGTGTACGACGAACTGAGCGGGCCGCTCACGGACGCGATCTCGCCGATTCCGTCGCGGCGGTAG
- a CDS encoding PqqD family protein encodes MPTSRSSECDDRFVPVQSPATRFVTVDREGVLLDGHGRVHRLNPTGAILWACFDGTGSLAEIAQDVSDELGVPYPRVLDEVVDLARRLGAAGLLANLEPSAGASDDDRGGGVDPRPSASADTCPEEPAHALETPGPGGRRFLLEPPNT; translated from the coding sequence ATGCCAACCAGCCGATCTTCTGAATGCGACGACCGCTTCGTTCCCGTCCAGTCGCCCGCAACCCGCTTCGTCACCGTCGACCGCGAGGGTGTCTTGCTCGACGGGCATGGGCGTGTGCACCGGCTCAATCCGACGGGCGCAATCCTGTGGGCCTGCTTCGACGGCACGGGCAGCCTCGCGGAAATCGCGCAGGACGTCAGCGACGAACTGGGAGTGCCCTACCCCCGCGTCCTCGACGAGGTTGTTGATCTGGCGCGCCGGCTCGGCGCGGCGGGCCTGCTGGCTAATCTCGAACCGTCGGCCGGCGCGTCCGACGACGACCGGGGCGGCGGGGTCGACCCGCGGCCGTCCGCGTCCGCCGATACGTGTCCCGAGGAACCGGCGCACGCCCTCGAAACCCCCGGCCCAGGCGGCCGGCGGTTTCTGTTGGAACCACCCAATACGTGA
- a CDS encoding lasso peptide biosynthesis B2 protein, producing the protein MLWTYRKFCAAMLLLIILVLLSLTQLLIRLVPFRSYVRLLRRPVSGPAAPMAFVRSLRRKISLGARWLPWRPPCLPQSLTGRVILSACGYASVLYLGVQDDGSALAAHAWLKSGDMFVCGQPESVHYGVVAKF; encoded by the coding sequence ATGTTATGGACCTACCGTAAGTTTTGCGCGGCAATGCTGTTGCTGATCATCCTGGTGCTGCTGTCGCTGACCCAGTTGCTGATCCGGCTCGTGCCATTCCGTTCCTATGTCAGACTGCTGCGTCGGCCGGTGTCCGGTCCCGCTGCCCCCATGGCCTTTGTGCGGTCGCTGCGGCGCAAAATATCGCTAGGAGCGCGCTGGCTGCCGTGGCGTCCGCCGTGCCTGCCGCAGTCGCTGACGGGCCGCGTGATTTTGTCCGCCTGCGGGTATGCCAGTGTCCTGTATTTGGGGGTGCAAGACGACGGCAGCGCTTTGGCTGCTCATGCCTGGCTGAAGAGCGGTGATATGTTTGTTTGCGGTCAGCCCGAATCGGTGCACTATGGCGTGGTGGCCAAGTTCTAA
- a CDS encoding PqqD family protein yields MTRYQRTDTWVGSQVDESFVLLHIDDGNYVALNATATAIWDRLAAPQTAAEIVDGLAVEFVVERSVCEASVAKCLEQMVHMRLVAPV; encoded by the coding sequence ATGACCCGATACCAACGGACTGACACCTGGGTAGGCTCACAGGTGGATGAGAGCTTCGTGTTGCTCCACATTGATGACGGCAACTATGTGGCCTTGAATGCCACAGCCACGGCGATCTGGGATCGCCTTGCCGCGCCGCAGACTGCGGCTGAAATCGTCGATGGCCTGGCGGTGGAGTTCGTGGTGGAACGGTCCGTCTGCGAAGCGAGCGTGGCCAAGTGCCTTGAACAGATGGTGCACATGCGGCTGGTCGCGCCAGTGTGA
- a CDS encoding helix-turn-helix transcriptional regulator, whose protein sequence is MKYRQTGDGHPAPLSPQVFQILVSLVREPRHGYAVIQDIRERTNNEIHLTASTLYDALARLVDKNWIEEIDGPDDAAPAGGARRYYQLTAGGRKAAQLEADRLERLLRTVRGTSLATRKRS, encoded by the coding sequence ATGAAGTATCGCCAGACCGGGGACGGCCATCCCGCACCACTCTCGCCGCAGGTCTTCCAGATTCTGGTGTCATTAGTGCGAGAACCGCGGCACGGGTATGCAGTGATTCAGGACATTCGTGAACGCACGAACAATGAGATTCACCTGACCGCGAGCACGCTCTACGACGCTCTGGCGCGTCTGGTAGACAAGAACTGGATCGAAGAAATCGACGGACCCGACGATGCGGCGCCAGCTGGCGGGGCGCGACGTTATTACCAGCTGACGGCGGGCGGACGAAAGGCGGCCCAGCTCGAAGCGGATCGCCTCGAGCGGCTGCTCAGGACCGTACGAGGGACATCACTCGCGACCAGGAAACGGTCATGA